The following proteins are co-located in the Pararhizobium capsulatum DSM 1112 genome:
- a CDS encoding ABC transporter ATP-binding protein has protein sequence MTSPLLSLSGISKSYGQIKANQEIDLTVAENSIHAILGENGAGKSTLMKLIYGVEQPDGGTAAWLGQPLSLASPAEARRQGIGMVFQHFSLFETLTVVENIQLVVPGRKAELTERIRTLGRDFGLEVDPLAHVHALSVGERQRVEIIRCLMTNPKLLILDEPTSVLPPQLVDKLFETLRRLRDGGVSILFISHKLEEIRAICDRATILRGGRVTGHVDPREHDAHDLARMMIGRDMPEPMPAVEMSGGDKQLEIIGLDYTPDDPFAVPLFNISLSVRAGEILGIAGISGNGQSELAGLISGETVLGRENRDRIFMMGKDVGLLDPAARRALGFAFVPEDRLGRGAVPEMSLVLNSLLTAHPLKLVKRGLVDKARATAFTNDCITQYDVRASGPQAEAGSLSGGNLQKFIVGREIMLAPKLLFVAQPTWGVDIGAASAIRQRLISLRNEGMALLVISEELEELFELSDNIQVLHHGTLSEPLVTRGTRPEEIGRYMIGAQPKKASA, from the coding sequence ATGACCAGCCCGCTCCTGTCGCTCAGCGGCATTTCGAAAAGCTACGGCCAGATCAAGGCCAACCAGGAGATTGATCTCACCGTAGCTGAAAACTCGATCCATGCGATCCTCGGAGAAAACGGGGCGGGCAAATCGACGCTGATGAAACTCATCTACGGTGTCGAGCAGCCGGACGGCGGAACCGCCGCCTGGCTGGGACAACCCTTGAGCCTTGCTTCGCCCGCCGAAGCGAGGCGCCAGGGCATCGGCATGGTCTTCCAGCATTTCTCGCTGTTCGAGACCCTGACGGTGGTCGAAAATATCCAGCTGGTGGTGCCCGGCCGAAAGGCCGAGCTCACCGAGCGCATCCGCACCCTCGGCCGAGATTTCGGCCTCGAAGTCGATCCGCTCGCCCACGTACATGCGCTCTCTGTCGGCGAGCGCCAGCGGGTGGAAATCATCCGCTGCCTGATGACCAACCCGAAACTCCTGATCCTCGACGAGCCGACCTCGGTTCTGCCGCCGCAGCTTGTCGACAAGCTTTTCGAGACGCTGCGCCGCCTGCGCGATGGCGGCGTGTCCATTCTCTTCATCTCGCACAAACTCGAAGAAATCCGGGCGATCTGCGACCGCGCCACGATCCTGCGCGGCGGCCGCGTCACCGGCCATGTCGATCCGCGCGAGCATGACGCCCATGATCTGGCCCGCATGATGATCGGCCGCGACATGCCCGAACCGATGCCGGCCGTGGAAATGTCCGGCGGCGACAAGCAGCTTGAAATCATCGGCCTCGATTATACGCCGGACGATCCCTTTGCCGTGCCGCTGTTCAATATCAGCCTTAGCGTGCGCGCCGGCGAAATCCTCGGCATCGCCGGCATCTCCGGCAATGGCCAGAGCGAACTGGCCGGCCTGATCTCCGGCGAAACTGTGCTCGGTCGCGAAAATCGCGACCGCATCTTCATGATGGGCAAGGATGTCGGCCTGCTCGATCCCGCTGCCCGCCGCGCGCTCGGATTTGCCTTCGTGCCCGAGGATCGCCTCGGACGCGGCGCGGTGCCGGAAATGTCTCTGGTGCTGAACAGCCTGCTGACCGCCCACCCGCTGAAGCTTGTGAAGCGCGGCCTTGTCGACAAGGCGCGGGCGACCGCGTTCACCAATGACTGCATCACCCAGTACGATGTCCGCGCGTCCGGCCCCCAAGCCGAGGCCGGGTCGCTTTCCGGCGGTAACCTGCAGAAGTTCATCGTCGGCCGCGAGATCATGCTGGCGCCGAAACTGCTCTTCGTCGCCCAGCCGACCTGGGGCGTGGATATCGGCGCGGCGTCAGCTATCCGCCAGCGGCTGATCAGCCTGCGCAACGAGGGCATGGCGCTCCTCGTCATCTCCGAGGAGCTGGAAGAGCTGTTCGAACTCAGCGACAATATTCAGGTTCTGCACCACGGCACGCTCAGCGAGCCGCTGGTCACGCGCGGCACAAGGCCCGAAGAAATCGGCCGCTACATGATCGGGGCGCAACCCAAGAAAGCCTCCGCATGA
- a CDS encoding ABC transporter permease — protein MSSFALPTLVRRQRASLTATLVAPPAALAAAIVLNLILYMIMGRDPLAVLHAMILEPFLSWASFSEVLLKTGPLLLIAQGLAIGFRAKVFNIGAEGQFILGAIFASAIPVWFPQASGGWIWPTMLLLGAIGGALWASLTAFWRVRLNANEILVSLMLSLVAAQFLYYLLLGPWKDPAGFNFPQSVMFQYDAMVPTLIAGTRVNVSILIALALSVVAWVFMEKSFLGYKLQVGGLAPRAAGYAGFSEGRAIWLSLLIGGFAAGLAGAAEVAGPLGQLQRSISTGYGYAAIIVAYLGALHPIGIVISSVVMAVIYIGGDNAMVSANLPIAAVRVFQGSLLLAYLIAVAFVRYRLEWPKATHTVAKGSTP, from the coding sequence ATGAGTTCCTTCGCCTTGCCGACCCTCGTACGCCGCCAGCGCGCCTCGCTGACCGCCACCCTTGTCGCGCCGCCCGCAGCTCTTGCCGCAGCCATCGTCCTCAATCTCATCCTTTACATGATTATGGGCCGCGATCCGCTCGCCGTGCTCCATGCAATGATTTTGGAGCCCTTCCTCTCCTGGGCTTCGTTCTCGGAGGTCCTGCTGAAGACCGGCCCGCTGCTTTTGATCGCGCAGGGCCTGGCGATCGGTTTTCGCGCCAAGGTCTTCAACATCGGCGCGGAGGGACAGTTCATTCTCGGCGCGATCTTTGCGTCCGCCATCCCCGTCTGGTTTCCGCAGGCGTCCGGCGGCTGGATCTGGCCAACCATGCTGCTGCTCGGCGCCATCGGCGGCGCACTCTGGGCCTCGCTCACCGCCTTCTGGCGCGTTCGGTTGAACGCCAACGAAATCCTTGTGTCGCTGATGCTGAGCCTCGTTGCGGCGCAGTTTCTCTACTACCTGCTTCTTGGTCCGTGGAAAGACCCTGCCGGCTTCAATTTCCCGCAGTCGGTGATGTTCCAGTACGACGCCATGGTGCCGACGCTGATTGCTGGCACGCGCGTCAACGTCTCCATTCTCATCGCCCTTGCGCTGTCAGTCGTCGCATGGGTCTTTATGGAAAAGAGCTTCCTCGGCTACAAGCTGCAGGTCGGCGGCCTTGCGCCGCGTGCGGCCGGCTATGCCGGCTTCAGTGAAGGCCGGGCGATCTGGCTGTCGCTGTTAATCGGTGGGTTCGCAGCCGGTCTTGCCGGTGCTGCAGAAGTCGCAGGCCCGCTTGGCCAGCTGCAGCGCTCTATCTCCACCGGCTACGGCTATGCCGCAATCATCGTCGCCTATCTCGGGGCCCTGCATCCGATCGGCATCGTCATCTCGTCTGTTGTCATGGCAGTCATCTATATCGGCGGCGACAATGCCATGGTCTCGGCCAACCTGCCGATCGCCGCCGTGCGCGTCTTCCAGGGCAGTCTGCTGCTCGCCTATCTCATCGCAGTTGCCTTCGTGCGCTACCGCCTCGAATGGCCCAAAGCAACCCATACGGTCGCTAAGGGGAGCACCCCATGA
- a CDS encoding ABC transporter permease — MNAIEFIFAGMLAAATPFLLAALGEMVVERAGVLNLGVEGLMALGAVIAFIVVYHGGGHFLGFVAAGMSAALLSLVFAFIALGFRANQVATGLAIGILGQGLSALFGKTYESLTVKGLPKIAIPGLSDIPVIGGLFEQDIVVWLSLLATLAIWATFAFTKTGLVIRAVGENPKAAHAIGYPVIAVRVAAIAFGGMMAGFAGAYASVIYTPLWADGMIAGRGWIAIALVVFGTWLTGRIFLGACLFGAVSLMSLAAQATGLDLPSQLLSSLPYIVTIIVLGIISADRRLLKLNGVASLGEPFER; from the coding sequence ATGAACGCCATCGAGTTCATCTTTGCCGGCATGCTGGCGGCAGCGACCCCGTTCTTGCTCGCAGCCCTTGGCGAAATGGTAGTGGAGCGCGCCGGCGTGCTCAATCTCGGGGTCGAAGGTCTGATGGCGCTCGGCGCGGTCATCGCCTTCATCGTCGTCTATCACGGAGGGGGCCATTTCCTCGGCTTCGTCGCTGCCGGGATGAGCGCGGCCCTGCTCTCGCTGGTCTTCGCCTTCATCGCGCTCGGCTTTCGTGCAAACCAGGTGGCGACCGGCCTTGCCATCGGTATCCTCGGTCAGGGACTTTCTGCCCTGTTCGGCAAAACCTATGAGAGCCTGACGGTGAAGGGCCTGCCGAAGATCGCTATCCCCGGCCTCTCCGACATCCCCGTTATCGGCGGCCTGTTCGAGCAGGATATCGTCGTCTGGCTCTCTCTTCTCGCAACGCTCGCGATCTGGGCGACCTTCGCCTTCACCAAGACCGGCCTCGTCATCCGTGCCGTCGGCGAAAACCCGAAGGCGGCCCATGCGATCGGCTATCCGGTCATTGCCGTGCGCGTCGCGGCCATCGCCTTCGGCGGCATGATGGCGGGCTTTGCCGGCGCCTATGCATCCGTCATCTACACCCCGCTGTGGGCCGACGGCATGATCGCCGGCCGTGGCTGGATTGCGATCGCACTGGTCGTCTTCGGCACATGGCTGACGGGCCGTATCTTCCTCGGCGCCTGCCTGTTCGGGGCGGTGTCGCTGATGAGCCTTGCCGCCCAGGCAACCGGCCTCGACCTGCCGTCGCAGCTCTTGTCGAGCCTGCCCTACATCGTCACCATCATCGTGCTCGGCATCATCTCCGCCGACCGGCGCCTGTTGAAGCTCAACGGCGTAGCCTCGCTCGGAGAACCCTTCGAGCGATAG
- a CDS encoding SGNH/GDSL hydrolase family protein: MWRLFLPLVVATLTCSASYAACRRDAIISKTPIIEQSHQRLSLARRYSTASGTTDLLIIGDSIAEHWGETQSRDFAGLSVINMGIRGERTQELLWRLEILRPSISPSRVILSIGTNNLRELDYDRCEVLGGMVAVAKYIRVLWPNSQLFVLPLLPRGKDFHFRERDRDFINAHLPFALSGMTIVEIDEASLTCGWASQCDNFRPDNIHLVAKGYAMLRQFIKRSGL; this comes from the coding sequence ATGTGGCGTCTATTTTTGCCATTGGTTGTTGCCACATTAACTTGTTCGGCTTCTTATGCGGCATGCCGCAGAGACGCGATTATTTCAAAGACTCCCATTATCGAGCAGTCTCACCAACGACTTAGCTTGGCAAGGAGATATTCTACCGCTTCTGGAACTACTGACCTTTTGATTATCGGAGATTCAATCGCGGAGCACTGGGGCGAAACACAATCTCGGGACTTTGCCGGGCTCTCTGTGATTAATATGGGCATTAGGGGAGAGCGCACGCAAGAATTGCTTTGGCGGTTAGAGATATTGCGCCCAAGCATCTCTCCATCTCGCGTAATCCTCAGCATTGGCACAAACAACCTGCGGGAGCTTGACTACGACCGCTGTGAGGTTTTGGGCGGGATGGTCGCCGTCGCCAAGTACATAAGAGTGTTATGGCCTAATTCGCAGCTTTTCGTTCTACCGCTTCTGCCCCGCGGGAAAGACTTCCACTTCAGGGAGCGTGATCGCGACTTTATAAACGCTCACTTGCCTTTCGCACTGAGCGGCATGACTATTGTTGAGATCGATGAAGCAAGCTTAACCTGCGGTTGGGCAAGTCAGTGCGACAACTTCCGACCTGACAACATCCACCTTGTGGCCAAAGGGTATGCGATGCTACGCCAATTCATCAAGCGTAGCGGCCTTTAA
- a CDS encoding BMP family ABC transporter substrate-binding protein: MTNLTRRTLMKAAAATGLAGAFGGRMAFAADEPLGITLVVPSPIGDVGWGHALAAGLEPIKAAYGDKVKVTILENIAEGPDADRIMNKTVADGNKFLIAGSFGYQNGAMQIARRDPSVTVLHASGFQVAPNFSPFAAKYFQGTYLLGMAAAALSKTGKLGSVSAFAIPELITSINAFTLGAQTVNPNIEVSVVWVNSWFDPAKEQEAAKALIAQQCDVIFSNAQDTPSVVSACEEAGVYSFNLNSSMKKYAEKTYLGCVATDWSPFFKASVEDHLAGTFKGANAFLGVADKVVQVTDWNPAIPADTMTKIKDVEAKIADGSFSPFTGPLTKADGTEGVAAGVTMPDAEIVAMDWHVKGVATPLPK; the protein is encoded by the coding sequence ATGACCAACCTGACCCGTAGAACACTGATGAAGGCCGCAGCCGCCACCGGCCTTGCCGGCGCATTCGGCGGTCGCATGGCCTTTGCCGCCGACGAGCCTTTGGGCATCACCCTTGTCGTCCCCTCGCCAATCGGCGACGTGGGCTGGGGCCATGCGCTCGCCGCAGGCCTCGAGCCGATCAAGGCCGCTTACGGCGACAAGGTGAAGGTCACCATCCTTGAAAACATCGCGGAAGGCCCGGACGCCGACCGCATCATGAACAAGACCGTCGCCGATGGTAACAAGTTCCTGATTGCCGGCTCCTTCGGCTACCAGAACGGCGCGATGCAGATCGCCCGCCGCGACCCGAGCGTGACGGTCCTGCATGCCTCCGGTTTCCAGGTTGCGCCGAACTTCTCGCCGTTTGCCGCCAAGTATTTCCAGGGTACCTACCTGCTCGGCATGGCCGCCGCAGCCCTCTCCAAGACCGGCAAGCTCGGCTCGGTCTCGGCCTTCGCCATTCCGGAACTGATCACCTCGATCAACGCCTTCACCCTCGGCGCCCAGACCGTCAACCCGAACATCGAAGTCTCGGTCGTCTGGGTAAACTCCTGGTTCGACCCGGCCAAGGAACAGGAAGCCGCCAAGGCCCTGATCGCCCAGCAGTGCGACGTGATCTTCTCCAACGCGCAGGACACGCCGTCCGTCGTCTCGGCCTGCGAGGAAGCCGGCGTCTACTCGTTCAACCTCAACTCGTCGATGAAGAAATACGCCGAGAAGACCTATCTCGGCTGCGTCGCCACCGACTGGTCGCCCTTCTTCAAGGCCTCGGTCGAAGATCACCTCGCCGGTACCTTCAAGGGCGCGAACGCCTTCCTCGGCGTTGCCGACAAGGTCGTCCAGGTCACCGACTGGAACCCGGCGATCCCGGCAGACACGATGACCAAGATCAAGGACGTCGAAGCCAAGATTGCTGATGGCAGCTTCTCGCCGTTCACCGGCCCGCTCACCAAGGCTGATGGCACCGAGGGTGTCGCCGCCGGCGTGACGATGCCGGATGCCGAGATCGTGGCGATGGACTGGCACGTCAAGGGCGTCGCAACCCCGCTGCCGAAGTAA
- a CDS encoding acyltransferase: protein MDKPNEVLFKYAFRGHRAPDRSTFLLGDLPSGNLKRLDITSFNVVNPSDHTLEKCFVWFPPGLSRRVKSMVKFEVLKPLQNCNFFFFRIPDRRSKITFSLRGDNQTAVFLSERKIIITVKMVEKSNHLTVGEDAYIGGATLVMQDTTITVGAGGLWSDGVLLQGTDSHGVVDLDTMEVINGGPKYINLKRRVWLGRHSSVLKNVTIEEGSVVASGAVVVKNVPKACAVAGVPAKVIKERISWSRRQKSISETEMEDLIRLRNELDGVAQFCPKPTLVAYEESTEVVIPELPIVSRTVK, encoded by the coding sequence ATGGATAAACCGAACGAGGTGCTTTTCAAGTACGCTTTTCGCGGGCATAGGGCACCAGATCGATCAACGTTTTTGTTGGGTGATCTTCCCAGCGGCAATCTTAAACGCCTCGATATAACGTCGTTCAATGTGGTAAATCCTTCCGACCATACCTTGGAAAAGTGCTTTGTGTGGTTTCCTCCTGGGCTTTCTAGACGCGTTAAGTCGATGGTGAAATTCGAGGTTTTGAAGCCTCTGCAAAACTGCAACTTCTTTTTTTTTCGGATACCGGACAGACGCTCTAAGATTACGTTCTCGCTTCGAGGTGACAACCAAACGGCAGTTTTTCTATCGGAACGCAAAATCATCATTACTGTTAAGATGGTTGAAAAAAGCAATCATCTAACCGTAGGCGAGGACGCCTACATTGGAGGCGCGACTCTCGTCATGCAGGACACAACGATTACTGTGGGCGCTGGAGGCCTCTGGTCTGACGGCGTTCTGCTGCAGGGAACCGATAGCCATGGCGTCGTTGACTTAGATACGATGGAGGTCATAAACGGCGGGCCCAAGTACATAAATTTGAAGCGTCGCGTGTGGCTTGGTCGACATTCTTCAGTATTGAAGAATGTGACAATTGAAGAGGGGTCGGTGGTCGCATCAGGTGCCGTTGTCGTGAAAAATGTACCAAAAGCATGCGCTGTAGCCGGGGTTCCCGCGAAGGTAATCAAGGAACGAATCTCATGGTCTCGGCGCCAAAAAAGCATCAGCGAAACTGAAATGGAGGACCTCATCAGGCTGCGAAACGAGCTTGACGGAGTAGCCCAATTTTGTCCCAAGCCAACGCTCGTTGCATATGAAGAGTCAACGGAAGTTGTTATACCCGAGTTACCAATAGTGTCACGTACCGTCAAATGA